The DNA region AAACAGGTAAATGAGATACAGCGAAAATTCCTGCCATTCGCCGAGGCTCAACGCGCCCGCGATGATCTGCTGTCCGCCGACGTTCAAAATGGCGGCTTGCCCAAGATTGGCAACCAGGAACACAACAGGGAACAAAAACGTGAACACGCGCGCCACGACGATGGCTTGGTTCATGCTGTCATTTGCGGCGGCGCGGAATCTCGCCTGCTGTTGTTTTTCACGCGTGAACGCCTGAATGACCTTGATGCCCGCTAGGTTCTCCTGCAAAACCGTGTTCAACGCCGAAAGTTTCTGCTGCACTTTTGCGAACAGCGGCTGGCTGATCGACCCAAAGATGACGAACAGCACCAGCGCCACCGGCAGGATCGGCATGGCGGTCCACGCGAGGGTTGTGTTGGTGGTGAACAAGATGATGAGCGTGCCCGTCAGCAAAATGATCGCGCCCACAAGTTGCAAAAGTCCCTGCCCGATGAACAGGCGCACCTTCTCCACGTCGTCCGTCGCGCGGATCATCAACTGCCCGGTCTGATTCTTGTCGTGATACGAAAACGACAGCCGCTGAATTTTCGCATACAGATCGTTGCGCAGGTCATACGCCACCGACTGCGAATTCTTCTCCGCCCAGTAGGCTTGCAGGAAGGCGAACAGTCCGCGCAGGGATGCGAACAGGATAATGAAGAGGATGGCGCTGAGCAGCGTCCCCGGTGCATTCGTCACATCCGCTTCCAACTGTACTTTGAGCTGTTCCAACGTCGTGGACTCTGGTCTACCCGTCAGGCTGAGTATCTGCGGCAATGCCTGCCCCACGAATGAAGCGGGAATTTGATCCAGCGCCTTCAAGATCTGGTCGGCGATGTATCCGCTGGTGACGGCGTCGATCACGTTGCGCACCATGCGCGGCACCGCCAACTGCGAAAGCGTGGCGATGATCAGAAATAAATACGGGAGCGCCGCCTGCTGTTTGTAGTGCGTTAAATATCGCAGGGCGCGTCCCATCGCGCCGCGGGGTCGTTCCGCGCGGACACGGGTTTTGGGTTTGGTGATGGTTGCTTGCATGGGTTTCCTTTTGGGGAGGGTGGGGATTGGTAGATTGGTACTCTCTACTCACTACTCTCTACTCACTATTATCTACTCTCTATTCTCTATCTCTTTCGCCGCTTCGGTCAGGATGGTCAACGCTTCGGCAACTTTGCGTTTCTCTTCCGCTGAAAGCGACTTGGCGAGTTCATCCATCCAGCGATAGCGTTCGTCGAAGCCGGCTTCGATCAGGTCGCGTCCTTTTGGAGTGAGTTGCAGGATCTTGGCGCGGCGGTCGTTCGGATCTTCGGCGCGCTCGATGTATTCGCCTTGGACGAGTTTCTCCGCCAACTGGCTCGCCGCTGCATTGGAAATGTCGAAGCGTTCGCTGATGTCCGAAATGCCGCATTTGTCCTTGTGTTGCAACTGCATCAGGATGCTGAACTGCGGCATGGATAAGCCCGTGGACTTGGCGAACTGCGTCCAGCCGCGCATGGAGCGATGCATGAACACATCCATCCATGCGCGCAGGGATTGGGAAATGGGGGAGTTGGTCATTGTTAAGCCTTCTTTTTAGTTAAGCGGGCTTAAATTTATACGTGAGTTAAGTTTTGGTCAAGGGGAATTTGGTTGGAGAAGCGTTAGAGAACGAAACGTGAAAAATCGTCTTTTGAATGGTAATATAAAGTCACCCAAAAGGACTTCAATGCAGAAGATCTTCATCAGCTATTCGCGCAAGGACATTGATTTCGCCCGCAAACTGGCAGGCGACTTGGAGAAGGCTGACTATGATGTCTGGTGGGATATCACGGACCTGCGCGGCGGTGACGACTGGGTGAAGACGCTCCCTGCCGCCATTGCATCGAGCGATCTGTTCATCATCATCCTCTCGCCGAATTCGGTCGAATCGGAATGGGTACGCAAGGAATATACCCAGGCGTTGAACCGGCGCAAGAAGATTGTGCCGATCATGTTCGAGGCGTGCGATGTGCCCTTTGCGTTGAACACCATCAACTACGTCAACTTCATGAGCGGGGAGTATGAGCATCAGTTCGGGAATCTATTGTCGGCTTTGGGGTTTCGAGGCGAGCCGCCCACGGTCACGCCGTATGAGCGGGCGAAGGGATTAATCCCGCCTGTGCTGAGAAAATTCTGGATTCCCATCCTGGTTATGGTCGTTCTGATCGGGTTGTTTGCCCTGTTTTCCATGCCGGATATCGTAACGCCGCCCACCGCCACGCCGACCACAACGCCGACAGGAACGGAGACAGCGACGCCCACGCCGACCGCCAGCGCTACACAAACGCCAACCGCAACGCCGACACAGACCGCCAGCGCGACGCCCACCCAGCCGACACGGACACCGTCCGCGACGAAACAGTCGTTTGAAACGCTGACGTATTGTGTGAATTCGATGTTCGCCTTCGCCATCAACGTGCGTTCCGGTCCCGGCACCAATTATGCGGTGCTCGGCGAGCCGCTGCCGGTGGGACGATGCCTCACGTTTCGGGCGGT from Anaerolineales bacterium includes:
- a CDS encoding MarR family transcriptional regulator, translated to MTNSPISQSLRAWMDVFMHRSMRGWTQFAKSTGLSMPQFSILMQLQHKDKCGISDISERFDISNAAASQLAEKLVQGEYIERAEDPNDRRAKILQLTPKGRDLIEAGFDERYRWMDELAKSLSAEEKRKVAEALTILTEAAKEIENRE
- a CDS encoding toll/interleukin-1 receptor domain-containing protein; translated protein: MQKIFISYSRKDIDFARKLAGDLEKADYDVWWDITDLRGGDDWVKTLPAAIASSDLFIIILSPNSVESEWVRKEYTQALNRRKKIVPIMFEACDVPFALNTINYVNFMSGEYEHQFGNLLSALGFRGEPPTVTPYERAKGLIPPVLRKFWIPILVMVVLIGLFALFSMPDIVTPPTATPTTTPTGTETATPTPTASATQTPTATPTQTASATPTQPTRTPSATKQSFETLTYCVNSMFAFAINVRSGPGTNYAVLGEPLPVGRCLTFRAVNQDETWLLIAPNQEDPRHTQFEGGWIFRDLLGLGLVGPIDLPEVTLTPTPTPSNTPTPSNTPTITPTFTPTSSPEPTETPTPLT
- a CDS encoding ABC transporter ATP-binding protein, which gives rise to MQATITKPKTRVRAERPRGAMGRALRYLTHYKQQAALPYLFLIIATLSQLAVPRMVRNVIDAVTSGYIADQILKALDQIPASFVGQALPQILSLTGRPESTTLEQLKVQLEADVTNAPGTLLSAILFIILFASLRGLFAFLQAYWAEKNSQSVAYDLRNDLYAKIQRLSFSYHDKNQTGQLMIRATDDVEKVRLFIGQGLLQLVGAIILLTGTLIILFTTNTTLAWTAMPILPVALVLFVIFGSISQPLFAKVQQKLSALNTVLQENLAGIKVIQAFTREKQQQARFRAAANDSMNQAIVVARVFTFLFPVVFLVANLGQAAILNVGGQQIIAGALSLGEWQEFSLYLIYLFLPIAQFGFIITQLGQASASANRIFEILDAKSDITDKPDAIKIPDVKGNVKFENVTFRYFSGGEPVLADVTFEAKPGETIALLGATGSGKTTIINLLPRFYDPTEGRITIDGHDLRDVTVDSLRSQIGIVLQETTLFSGTIRENIAFGKPNASDDEIIAAAKAAQAHDFIAAFPEGYNTHVGERGQTLSGGQKQRVAIARALLLDPRILILDDSTSAVDLNTEAAIQKALDVLMKGRTSFVIAQRISTVVNADKIIVLEKGAVVAEGKHKELMEDSPIYAEIYNSQILVNEHEHNQ